ATGAAACACCCATCCCAGCGAGACCGAACTGCGATCGTCTTCCTCTTCGAACGGCGTGTCGTCGTCCTCGATCGGCGTCAGTTCCTCTTCCTCGCGCCGCGAGCCCATGCCGCATGCGAACAGGAAGGTCGCGACCATCGCCGCGAACAGGATGATCCCAAGCACGAGGCGATAGACGAAGCCGGGCGGTCCGAACACCACGGCGGGTGCGCGCACCAGCGCGTCGCCGACGACGCCGCCAAGCCCGGTCGGTAGCGGCCACGCCCCGCCATGCGTCCAGCAGCTGGCGAAGCCCGCTGCGATCACCGTGCAGAGAATCCAGCATGCGATCCGCAGCGCTTCGCGGTCGAAGGTGCGGTGGGTCAGCATGCGCCAGCCCCACACCGCAACGGGGAGGATCAGCATGATTGCGCCGAGACCGACGATCTGCATCAGCAGATCGGCGCCGATCGCGCCGGGATAGCCGACGATGTTGCGGATCGCGCGCGAGGTCGCGTGGCTGAGGCTCGGATCCTGCACCGACCAGGTCATCAGCGCCGCCGCCGCCACGCCCGACAGCGCGATCAGCGCAAGTCCGGCGAGCTCGCGCAGGCGCCGCATCAGCGCCTCGCGGATCGACGCCGGCAAATGGCCGACCAGGGGAATGACGCGTTCGATCGCCGGCATGCTCATGGGCCTTCGCGACTAATCCAGAATTTCGACCAGCCGGTGCAACGCCTCGGCTGTTGTTTCACTGTCCGCCACCAGTGCCAGGCGGATGTAGCCAGCGCCGGGATTGCTGCCGTCAGCCTGCTGGCGCGCCAGGTAGCTGCCGGGCACCACGCGCACGCCGGCGTCCTTGTAGAGCTTTACCGCCGTAGCTTCATCGCCGCCGCGCTCCGACACGTCGAGCCAGACGCAGAAGCCGCCCGCGGGTCTGACATAGCCGTAGCGATTGCCGAGAATCTGGTCGGCCAGATCGAACTTGATCCGGTAGAGCCTGCGATTCTCCTCGACATGCGCTTCGTCGCTATAGGCGGCGACCGCGACATGCTGCAGCGGCACCGGCACTTGCGGGGCCGCGACATTGCGCAGTTCGTGGAACATGCCGAGAAACTTCCTGTCGCCGGCGGCAAAGCCGACCCGCATGCCCGGCAGGTTGGAGCGCTTCGACAGCGACTGAAACGCCACGGCATTGGTGAAATCGGGCCCGGCGCATTCCAGCATGCTGCCGGGCGCTTTTTTGGTGTAGATTTCCGAATAGCACTCGTCGCTCAGGATCATGAAGCCGAAGCGGTCGGCAAGTTGCTTGAGGCGGCCGAAGTAGCCCGGTGTCGCCACCGCGCCTTGCGGATTGGCCGGCGAGGCGATGTAGATCGCAACGGTTCGCGCCAGCGTGGCGTCATCGAGCGCGTCGAGATCGGGCAGGAATCCGTTGGCGAGCGTGGTCGGCAGATAGATCGCCTCGCACCCCGCGGCGCGCGCGCCGGCGGCGTAAGCGGGATAAAACGGATTGGGGATCAGGATCGCGGGCCTGCCCTTGCGCTCGCCGACATAGCGCGCCGCGGTGAGCGCTGCGAAAAACAGGCCCTCGCGGCTGCCGTTCAGCACCAGAAGCTCGGTCTCGGGATCGATCGCCCGCGGCAGCTTGAACCGGGTGGAAAGCCAGGCCGCCGCCGCCCGGCGGAACGGCTCGATGCCCTTGGCGGTGGGGTAGCGGCCGAAATCGGCGATGTGTTTTGCGATGACAGGACCGACAAAGGCCGGGACCGGGTGCTGCGGCTCCCCTAATGATAGGGTTATCAATGGCTTAGCTGGCTGATAGGGGGCCAATAGCTCGGTCAGCCGCGCAAATGGCGAGCGTTCGCTTTCCTGACTGCCGGCGCCCTGCGGCGCGCGGGATGAAGCGGTCATTGCCATGGATGAAGCGCCAGCACTCTCGGGACAGCCGGCCGCATCTTAAGGACCGGCCGGAAACGGATCAAACCACCATAGATACGGCGAGGTTAAGACGCGATTAACCATCGGCGCCAGCGAGCATTTTGCCGATGATAGCCCCTGTTAATGAGGCACAATATTCCGGAGGCAGCATGATTGCTGCGAGTCGAGGCATTCTACTTTGCATGGGGTTGTTTTCGCGTTTTTGTAGAGGCCCTGCGGTAGGGGCCGCGCCGCGTCCGGGGCACCAGATCGTTGCTGCCTCTCAAGCAAAGGTCGTCATGCCCGGCCTTGTGCCGGGCATCCACGTCTTAGCTGCATCTAGGCAAGTAAGACGTGGATGGCCGGGACGAAGCCCGGCCATGACGGAAAGTGAATCATTTTCAACTGCTTAGGTACTGGGCTGTCACCTCAATCCTGCCCTCTAAAACTCATCAGGCGCCGGATCATCCGGATATTGGCATAGTCGACCATCTTGCCGTCGACCGTGACCGCGCCCTGCCCGTTCCGCTCCGCCTCCTCCAGCGCCGCGATGGCGCGCTCGGCGTAGGCGAGTTCCTCCTCTGAGGGGATGAAGGCATCGCGGGTCGGCTCGATCTGGCTCGGATGGATGACCTGCTTGCCGTCATACCCCATCGCGGCTGCCTTGGCCGCCGTCGATGCGGTAGCGACGGGATCGCGGAACGCGCCACAGGGACCGTCGATCGCGCGCAGTCCGAATGCCCGCGCAGCGACCAGCAGGCGCATCATCGGATAGGCGAACAAATCGAGCGGGACTGTGGGATGGCCGTCCGCAGCACTTCCGACATGGCGGTATCCCGACGGCGATGCGCCGATCTCCGCGCTGCGCGCCCCGATCGAGGCTGCGAAGTCGCCGACGCCAAGATGCAACGCGGTCACCAGCGGATCCGCCGCCGCCAGCATTTCGACATTGACGAGGCCGCGTGCGGTCTCGATCAGCAATTCCATCATGGCAGGCGCCGCGCGTGTTCCCGCGGCCTCCGTGATCCAGCGGGCGATCTTCGCCACGTCGGCGACCGACTCCGCCTTCGGAACGATGAAGGCGTCGAGCCGCTCCAGCCCGCCGAGGCGCGCGATCTCCTCCTGAATCGACGGGCTGTCGATCGCATTCAGCCTCACGGTTACGGTCTTTTGGCCCCAATCGTGAGCGGTCAATGCGTTTGCGGCCGCCTCCAGGGCTGCGGCCTTTTCGGCCGGCGGCACCGCGTCCTCGAGATCCATGAACACGGCGTCGGCGGCCGATGCGGCGGCGTTCTGCACCAGCCGCGCGCGATGGGCCGGAACGGCGAGAAAGGTTCGGGTCAGTCGCGGCGCGGTCATGTCCGGGAATTTTCCAATAGTCCGAGTTCGGTGAGGATGGCGTCGGTATGCTCGCCGACCGCGGGAATATCGCCCATCACGGGTTCGACGCCGGGAATGGTGATCGCGGGCAGAAAGCTCATCAGCGGTCCGTTCGGCGAGCCCACCCTGTGGACGCGGTCGCGGGCATGAAGCTGCGGATGGTGCAGGAAGCTTTCGACCGTATTCATGTTGGCGTTGGCAATGGCGGCGGCGTCGAGCCGCTGGATCACCTGCTCTGCCGAAAATTTCGCGAAATGCTGCTCGATCAGCGCCTCCAGCACATCACGATTCTGCATGCGCTGCGGATTGTCGCAAAAGCGCGGGTCGCCGGCGAGCGCCGCGTCCTCCAGCACCTGCGCGCACAGCGCCGTCCATTCGCGCGCGTTCTGAATGCCGAAGAACACCACATGGCCGTCGCCGCAGCGAAACGGGCCGTAGGGCGCGATGGTGGCGTGACGGGTGCCGGTGCGCACCAGCGGCTTGCCGGCGCCTTCGGTGTAATAGGCGGGATAGCTCATCCATTCGGTCATGGAATCGAACAGTGAGACCTCGAATGCCATGCCCTTGCCGGTGCGCTCGCGATTGAACAGCGCCATCAGCACGCCGTTGACGATGTACATGCCGGTCGCGGTGTCGACGACGGCGATGCCGCATTTGGCCGGCTGTTCCTCGGTGCCGTTGATCGACAGAAACCCCGCTTCGCACTGGACCAGGAGATCGTAGGCTTTCTTCTCGCCGTAGGGGCCGCCGCTGCCATATCCGGAGATGTCGCAGGCGATCAGGCGGGGAAAACGCTCCACCAGCGCCGCGGCATCGAGGCCGAGGCGTTTGGCCGCGCCCGGCGCCAGATTTTGCAGGAATACGTCCGCCTGCGGCAGCAGGGCATCGAGCACGCGCTTGCCTTCGCTGCTCTTGACGTCGAGCGCCAGGCTCTCTTTCGACCGGTTGGTCCAGGCGAACTGGCTCGACATCCCGTTCATCACGTAATCGTAGTCGCGGCAGAAATCGCCCTTGCCCGGCCGTTCGATCTTGATCACCCGCGCGCCCCAGTCGGCCAGATGGCGGCTGGCGAGCGGCGCCGCGATGGCCTGTTCGAGCGAGACGACGGTGATGCCGGACAAGGGCAGCTGTGGCGGTTTTCGGTTCATGGATGATCTCCGGCGCGCTAGGCGCAGTGGCCGACGGATCGCGCGAAATACGCGCTATCGTTTCGGCAGCCGCTCGAAGCTCGGCACCCCCTCGGGGATCTGGTGGAAGGCCTGCTTGTCGATGGTGTAGATCGCCATCTGCGGCGTACCAAACAGGCCGGGATCGTCGAGCGTGCCGACCTTGAGAACCACGCCGGGCAACCCCCGCGGCCGTGTCACGACATGGGTGCCGCATTCGGCGCAGAATTCGCGCGTCACGGGGCGTTCGAGGTCGCTGCGGGTAAATTGCCTGGGCGTGCCCTTGGTGTATTTGAAGCCGTCGATCGGCATCATGATGAAGGTGTTGGGCGAGCCGCCGGTGATATACTGGCATTCCCGGCAGTGGCACTGCGCCTTCATCATCGGTTCGCCCTCGGCCGCATAACGCAGTGCGCCGCAATAGCATCCGCCCTCGAGCTTCATGGCATTCCCCCTAGTGTTTGGCGGCGGCGCTGGCCGCGGCATTGTTGAGCACGATCAGGCCGTCCACGGCGACGCCGAGTTTGCCGTTGATCAGGAACGGATTGACGTCGATCGAAGCGATGCGGTTGCCGGCGTCCGCCATCAGGTTGGAGAGACCGACGAGGGCTTTCACCGCCGAGGCCTCGTGCAATGCGGGTTTGCCGCGATAACCCCCGATCTTCACGCCGGCCTTGGTCCGGTTGATCAATTGTCTTGCCTCGGCCGCATCCAGCGGCGCGCCGGCCAGTGCGACATCCTTCGTCAGCTCGATATCGACGCCGCCGGTGCCGAACAGCACCACCGGCCCCATTTCGGCGTCGAGCGAGGCCCCGATCACGAGTTCGAGGTCGGCCTTGACCTGCTGCGCTATCAGGATGCCTTCGAGCTTCGGCTTGCTTTTTAGTTTCTTCACCCGCGCCGTGATGTCGTTGAACGCCTTCTTCACCTCGGCCGCGCTGTTGAGGTTCAGCACCACGCCGCCAATGTCGGATTTGTGCAGGATGTCGGCGCTCACCACCTTTGCCACGACGGGAAAACCGATCTCTTTTGCGATCTTGACGGCTTCCGCCGCAGTCTGCGCGATCTCTTCCCTGGAGACCGGAATGCCGTAGGCTTTCAGGAGCTTCTTCGACGCCACCTCGTCGAGCGCCGCAGCGCCATTGGCGCTCTTCAGCGTCTTCTCCAGCACCGCGCGCGCCGAAGGTTTCGAACTCGACACGATATCGGGCACGACCTTGCGCAAGCCGGCATAGTCGATCAAGGCCTTGATCGCGCCGACCGCGCGGTCGAGACCCTGCATGACCGCGATATTCGGCAGCGATTTTCGCAGGCCCTTGGTGAATTCGGTAAAGCCGATCGACATCGTGCTGATGTAGACCACGGGCTTTGCGGCGGCGCCGGCCATTTCGTTGACGATGCGCAGATTGCGTTCGCGCAATTCGTGCGGCGCCTTGGGCAATTCGGCGTCGATGATCACGATGTCGGTGTCGGGGTCGTCGATCATGACCTTGATCGACGCCATATAGACCGAGGGATCCACCACCGCGGCAAAGCCGGCATCGAGCGGATTGCCGACGATGCTGCCGGGGCCGAGCATCTTCGCCAGTTTTTCGGTGGCGGTAGGGCTCAAGGGGGCGAAGTTCAAGCCTGCCGAATGGAACGCATCGATCAGAAGACCGCGCTTGCCGCCGGACAGCGACACGGCGGCGAGCCGATTGCTCTTCGGCGGTTCGGCGTGAACGAAGCATTCGGTGGTTTCGATCAGTTCGTCGAGGCCGCGGACGCGAATCACGCCTTCCCGGGTCGAGATGGCGTCGAACGTCTCGATCGAGCCGGCGAGTGCGCCGGTGTGGGCCATCGCGGCGGCGCGTCCGCCTTCGGAGGCGCCGAGCTTCAGGGCAATGACGGGTTTGCCCGCGGCGCGCGCGGCCTTGCAGGCTTCGCGAAACACCTTGGTGTTACGCACGCCCTCGAGATAGACCACGATCACGCGGATCGACGGATCGGCGGCGAAATAGCTCATGAGATCGGGCGTCTCGAGGCCGGTTTCGTTGCCGG
The genomic region above belongs to Bradyrhizobium sediminis and contains:
- a CDS encoding aminotransferase class I/II-fold pyridoxal phosphate-dependent enzyme, which codes for MAMTASSRAPQGAGSQESERSPFARLTELLAPYQPAKPLITLSLGEPQHPVPAFVGPVIAKHIADFGRYPTAKGIEPFRRAAAAWLSTRFKLPRAIDPETELLVLNGSREGLFFAALTAARYVGERKGRPAILIPNPFYPAYAAGARAAGCEAIYLPTTLANGFLPDLDALDDATLARTVAIYIASPANPQGAVATPGYFGRLKQLADRFGFMILSDECYSEIYTKKAPGSMLECAGPDFTNAVAFQSLSKRSNLPGMRVGFAAGDRKFLGMFHELRNVAAPQVPVPLQHVAVAAYSDEAHVEENRRLYRIKFDLADQILGNRYGYVRPAGGFCVWLDVSERGGDEATAVKLYKDAGVRVVPGSYLARQQADGSNPGAGYIRLALVADSETTAEALHRLVEILD
- a CDS encoding HpcH/HpaI aldolase/citrate lyase family protein — translated: MTAPRLTRTFLAVPAHRARLVQNAAASAADAVFMDLEDAVPPAEKAAALEAAANALTAHDWGQKTVTVRLNAIDSPSIQEEIARLGGLERLDAFIVPKAESVADVAKIARWITEAAGTRAAPAMMELLIETARGLVNVEMLAAADPLVTALHLGVGDFAASIGARSAEIGASPSGYRHVGSAADGHPTVPLDLFAYPMMRLLVAARAFGLRAIDGPCGAFRDPVATASTAAKAAAMGYDGKQVIHPSQIEPTRDAFIPSEEELAYAERAIAALEEAERNGQGAVTVDGKMVDYANIRMIRRLMSFRGQD
- a CDS encoding CaiB/BaiF CoA transferase family protein, coding for MNRKPPQLPLSGITVVSLEQAIAAPLASRHLADWGARVIKIERPGKGDFCRDYDYVMNGMSSQFAWTNRSKESLALDVKSSEGKRVLDALLPQADVFLQNLAPGAAKRLGLDAAALVERFPRLIACDISGYGSGGPYGEKKAYDLLVQCEAGFLSINGTEEQPAKCGIAVVDTATGMYIVNGVLMALFNRERTGKGMAFEVSLFDSMTEWMSYPAYYTEGAGKPLVRTGTRHATIAPYGPFRCGDGHVVFFGIQNAREWTALCAQVLEDAALAGDPRFCDNPQRMQNRDVLEALIEQHFAKFSAEQVIQRLDAAAIANANMNTVESFLHHPQLHARDRVHRVGSPNGPLMSFLPAITIPGVEPVMGDIPAVGEHTDAILTELGLLENSRT
- a CDS encoding GFA family protein → MKLEGGCYCGALRYAAEGEPMMKAQCHCRECQYITGGSPNTFIMMPIDGFKYTKGTPRQFTRSDLERPVTREFCAECGTHVVTRPRGLPGVVLKVGTLDDPGLFGTPQMAIYTIDKQAFHQIPEGVPSFERLPKR
- a CDS encoding acetate--CoA ligase family protein, which gives rise to MEAHASNASGSAGKWSPAASASDIVKSIHAMLHPRNIVLVGATDKPGNYAERIWNNLIKYKFAGGLYPINSKRETIWGVPCYKDFASLPDKPDHVLVLVPARFAVQVIRDAAAAGARSATIVTSGFSELQDEESQRLAVELKQAVKETGLAVTGPNCLGNLSAGENLFTNIDDRIVTMEAGPVAIAGQSGAIVMAIRQALEDRGVGVGYMVTTGNETGLETPDLMSYFAADPSIRVIVVYLEGVRNTKVFREACKAARAAGKPVIALKLGASEGGRAAAMAHTGALAGSIETFDAISTREGVIRVRGLDELIETTECFVHAEPPKSNRLAAVSLSGGKRGLLIDAFHSAGLNFAPLSPTATEKLAKMLGPGSIVGNPLDAGFAAVVDPSVYMASIKVMIDDPDTDIVIIDAELPKAPHELRERNLRIVNEMAGAAAKPVVYISTMSIGFTEFTKGLRKSLPNIAVMQGLDRAVGAIKALIDYAGLRKVVPDIVSSSKPSARAVLEKTLKSANGAAALDEVASKKLLKAYGIPVSREEIAQTAAEAVKIAKEIGFPVVAKVVSADILHKSDIGGVVLNLNSAAEVKKAFNDITARVKKLKSKPKLEGILIAQQVKADLELVIGASLDAEMGPVVLFGTGGVDIELTKDVALAGAPLDAAEARQLINRTKAGVKIGGYRGKPALHEASAVKALVGLSNLMADAGNRIASIDVNPFLINGKLGVAVDGLIVLNNAAASAAAKH